The Candidatus Nitrospira nitrificans sequence GTTGTGGAGTTTGTTCGCGGTGGAGGCAGCAAGGCCGAAGCGGCTCGGCGGTTCAAGGTCGGTGAGGCGAGCGTGTACCGCTGGCTCAAGCCTGGCGGCCTGACGTACCAGCGTCCCGGCCCTCGCCGGGCCCGCAAGCTGGATTGGGAGCAGTTACGTCGGCATGTGGAGGCACAGCCCGATCAGACTCAAGCGGAACGGGCGCGGCAGTTCCAGGTCTCGCGGCACTGTATCTGGAACGCGCTGCGAAAATTGGGGGTGACCCGTAAAAAAAAGACTGGGCTATTCCGAACGCGACCCGCTCCGACGAAAACAGTTCCTCCGCCTTCGCGAGCGGTTCGTGCGCCGTGGCAAACACCCCGTGTACATCGATGAATGCGGGTTTGTGTCTTCGACGGCGCGGCGGCATGGATATGCGCCCAAAGGCCAGCGTGTGGACGGCCTGGTTTCCGGGCATCGACGGCCCCGCACGTCGCTCATCGCCGCTCGCATGGATGGGCGACTCGCCGAACCCTGTCTATTCGAAGGCACCTGCGATACAACCGTCTTCAACGCCTGGCTGAAGACGCGGCTGTGCCCGCGTCTGAACGTCCACCATCTCGTGATCATGGACAACGCCGCATTTCATACCGCACCCGAAACAGCGCAGCTCATCGCAGCGACTGGCGCGACCCTGCTGTTTCTCGCGCCCTATTCTCCCGACCTCAATCCCATCGAGCATGACTTCGCCGCTCTCAAGAAGCGCCGCGAGTATCAGGACCAGACCACCCTCGACGACATCGTGAGAGGCTATCAATGATTGTGGGCTTAGCTATA is a genomic window containing:
- a CDS encoding IS630 transposase-related protein, which gives rise to MASEPTQMVGRPAAAEQQEDDEPTFPRYAGPAFLSYGFRPFFLGAAVFTGLAVLAWVALFAGRVSADFLYTPREWHVHEMLFGYLPALIAGFLLWLSPQLLIAIDGRHVRSCGMRCSTDLRQRVVEFVRGGGSKAEAARRFKVGEASVYRWLKPGGLTYQRPGPRRARKLDWEQLRRHVEAQPDQTQAERARQFQVSRHCIWNALRKLGVTRKKKTGLFRTRPAPTKTVPPPSRAVRAPWQTPRVHR
- a CDS encoding transposase; this translates as MRRGKHPVYIDECGFVSSTARRHGYAPKGQRVDGLVSGHRRPRTSLIAARMDGRLAEPCLFEGTCDTTVFNAWLKTRLCPRLNVHHLVIMDNAAFHTAPETAQLIAATGATLLFLAPYSPDLNPIEHDFAALKKRREYQDQTTLDDIVRGYQ